From the genome of Procambarus clarkii isolate CNS0578487 chromosome 66, FALCON_Pclarkii_2.0, whole genome shotgun sequence:
TGAGCATCAACAACTAGACTACGTGCCATAATTTAGAGCCATCTATTGCAATAAATGGCCATTTAAAATACCAGCTGACTGCTACAGAAAGCAAATAATTTAATACAATTTTTCTGATACAAGTTAAAGTAAAGAGGTTACAAACCATTACTGTGTTCAATCCGTGTGTGGAGGGTCTTGTTGAAAGATCGGAAACTAAGACTCAACAAGTACTTGTCATCTGATGAGTCACGAACAAGAAATGCCCCATCAGGTTGATCTATCAATTTCTCCTCTGCTTCTGCTCTGGTTATTGGTCCCCAGTACCACCCAAACTTGGCCAATCTGAAAAGTTCCTCGGCTAAACTTCTTTTGCTGGCATCAAAATTCATGTCTTGTAACTCCCATAATTCACCATACATTCTATTTGGCTGCGGTGAGGACGTTTCCGATATGGCACTACGTTCCACGTTATTGGATATTTGACTGGTGTCAGTCTTTGAGGAATAAAGCCCCACTTTACCACTGACATTTTCAACCAATACTTGTGGTAAGGCAACACTCCTGTCTAGTCCAACACTAACCTTCGGTACTATCTTCTCCGATAACACCGTCGAAGAATTATTTTCTGATATGTAGTTACTTTTACTGTATAATGACACTGCAGTAATCTGAGTTTGTGGGGTTGACACCGACTCATTTACTTTGTGTCCTGACACTCTTACACATTCTCCATGACTTGTTTTAGTAAGCACTTCACTCTCAGAATCTGTCAATACATGGGAGGAGGAGTTTTGTCGTGTGATAGGAGTGTGCATGGGACGGATCGCACGTTTATTATGCTTGCCTTTGTGCAGCTGACCCCCACTCGCATTCAG
Proteins encoded in this window:
- the LOC123769266 gene encoding suppressor of cytokine signaling 6 codes for the protein MMKKVSLSQLLSRSPRHGSSSGRRTSSANGEVLVGSPAPSNTTTSSASSPTHHSSSNTQEKTPKKKTKSGILQTLKKKISGKLDTLQNSNSSTPKKSKSFEGLSNSFGDSFSQSISEESSSDGLNASGGQLHKGKHNKRAIRPMHTPITRQNSSSHVLTDSESEVLTKTSHGECVRVSGHKVNESVSTPQTQITAVSLYSKSNYISENNSSTVLSEKIVPKVSVGLDRSVALPQVLVENVSGKVGLYSSKTDTSQISNNVERSAISETSSPQPNRMYGELWELQDMNFDASKRSLAEELFRLAKFGWYWGPITRAEAEEKLIDQPDGAFLVRDSSDDKYLLSLSFRSFNKTLHTRIEHSNGWFSFYPHPEHEGYTSLVGLIDHCMSHSESGVFCYSRARVPGSPSFPVRLTKPVSRFTQVRSLQYLCRFVIRQYTRVDHIQALPLPTRIKGYLEEGHY